Sequence from the Bubalus kerabau isolate K-KA32 ecotype Philippines breed swamp buffalo chromosome 17, PCC_UOA_SB_1v2, whole genome shotgun sequence genome:
AATTTCTCCAGCAGGAAGAGGCTTCAGCGGGGCCTGTGGCCCCCAAAGCTGAGAGCAGTCGAAGCACGGGTGGAGGCCTCATGGAAGAGATGAACGCCATGCTGGCCCGGAGGTGAGCCTGAGCCCAGAGCTCTCAATGGTCGTGGAAAGCTCTCAAAACAAACCCCTCAGCCCAGCAGTTATCACCTGGAGATTCCGGTTCAGTTGGACCAGGTGTGGGGAGGGCTCAGATTCctggttagtttgtttttttgggTGAAAGTTTATCCTTTGATAGCCAGGTTTGAGATATACTGATGGGGACTGCATTCTCCTGAGATGGCTGAGGTTTGCAACCCCCTAGGTAGCCTCTGGAATGTTCTGGAACCCAGAATTTTAGGACCTTAGATGACCTTGCCTCAGAAGCTGGGGACTCTACCCTGAGAATTTTGTGATTCCCAAATGCAGGAATCCTAAACGCCACCCCCAACCCCTCATTCGTGAACAGCACCCTCTTtaacttctaaaattaaaatgtgcttAGCCTTGATGAATTCCAGAAGCCTGCACCCTAGGACCCACTTTTCCAGAACCCTGGGAAGGGAACTGTTGAGTGGCTGAGAGAGGACAGAAGCCATCTGTTTCTGCCTTTCTCTCCCGCAGAAGGAAAGCCACGCAAGTTGGGGAGAAACCCGCCAAGGATGAATCTGCCAATGTGAGTTAAGGACCCTTCCTGCCTAATACACCTTAGGATATACCATTAGAGTAGGAATATTGGGGCGGGGGCTGTGATAGGGATTGGCTGTGTTTGAAggtggaggaagaaaaggagcaGAATGGCCATGTCTGGCTCgtgacagttttatttcccaCCAGCAGGAGGAGTCAGACGCCAGAGTCCCAGCCCACAGTGGTGAGTGAGAGCCCAGTCTAGTCACAGGAACTACAAGTCCCAGGATGCCCTCTTCTCATATATAACACACCTTCATGGGAGAGTCTGTACAGATAATTCTGGGGATTGTAGTCTGAGATGGTTCTTTGAACGGGGGCTGATGAGGCTCGGGAAGAAAGGCTGAGGCAGGGCattccttgttcctgatctttttGACTTATTGTTTGTCCCACAGAATCTGTGCGGAGACCCTGGGAGAAGAACAGCACAACCTTGCCAAGGTGGGCCATCAATACTGGGGCCCTACCCCCAGAAAGAGTCGGACTTGCCAAATTTGTAGGGAGGAACACAGTGTGACCCCTGGaatgggaggcaggggaggcagacCCTCTCTCTAACCTCGTTTCTGCCCCACACCACGCCCTCTCCCAGGATGAAGTCGTCGTCTTCAGTGACCACTTCCGAGGCCCACCCCCCTACGCCTAGTTCCAGTGACGAGTCAGACCTGGAGAGGGTGAAACAGGTAGGGGAGGGGACTGGGGGTGAGCCTCGGGATAGAAAGGAGATCTGGGTCTAGACTCTGCCACTGACCTGCTATGTGATTCTAGAAAAGGCCTTGGAACCCTCAGCTTCCCAGTCTGAGAACTGGAGAAATTGGATCGTGTCAGGGATGACAGACCCCATAACCACCTTGTCCAATGCCCATGACAGACCTTACTAATCTATCACTGCACTCATTCCTGATGAGTATCCAGAAGCTTTTTCAGCACACTGGCTGCAGACATTTATCACCAACCAGAGTTGGCAGGAGACTGGAATGTCTTATTTGCCAGCCCTGGTACTGGATGTTCTCCAGTACTTTTTTCTCTGGCTCAGAGGATCCAGAATTCTCCCCTAGAAATCTCAGTCACTTTGTGGCCTGGCCAGCGATGTCATAGTGTGTGTGTGATACGGGTCTTGACCCTCCTTCCTCTGGCCCCTCAGTCATTAAACGGGGGATTCACTTCTACAAGTCCAGGTACTCTTCCTCATTGGTTGTACCCCCATTATTTTCAGGAGCTTCTGGAAGAGGTGAGGAAGGaattgcagaaagtgaaagaggaaataattgaAGGTGaggtgttttcctttttaaacatttatttattttggaggaaTGGTGTCCCTTGGAAAGCCCTTGTTttggaagggagaaggggaagaggctctgcccctgacctctgcCCACTGTTTCTTTCCAGCCTTTGTCCAGGAGCTGAGGAAGCGGGGTGCCCCCTGACCACAGGGCCCCAGAAAATCCAGTTTCTCCTTTCCGCACACACCCTCCTCCTGTCACCCTGCTTTCCCTGCCTCAACTTGACTTGGAATTGGCTGAAGTCTACACAGGAATGCATCTTCCCCACTCCCTATGTcacttggaaaattccaagggGGTGTGGCTTCCCGAGCACCACGCCCACACACATATTGGCTGCTGATTGGCTGGGGAAGCCCCCACCCTTTGTTCCCTTTGGTCCTtcccctctgccatccccttggGGCTGGTTCCTCTGCTGGGGATGTACCAAGTAACCCCACAGtaagggggaaggaaggagggaatttCACATTCCCTTATAGAGATTCACTTTAACGCTTAATGCctttgaagttttgttttttaagaaaaaaaagtatatatatatatatttaggtttCTTGTGGGgggaggaaatttttttttctctttggttttgaTAAAACGGGGTGTGGGAGTTTTTAAATGCTGTGCCCCTGGCTTGTCCCATTTGGGACAGCTGTGTAAGGAGGGTTATCCCACCAGGCTGGGGGTGCCTCCCCTTACCCCAGGGACCGACCTCCCTTCCCTCTGGCTCCTTCCCCTTTTCTATGACGAATTAAGATGCTGTAACTTTTTGGAAcctcagttttttggttttttatttggGTAGGTTTGGGGGTCTAGGCCATTTTTACCCCCTGGGGATAAACAAGATAAGGGGGAAAGGAATAGGGGAGGAAACCTCTCCTCTTACCTTCACCTTTAGCTTCTTGGAAACGGGCCCCTGTGGAATAAATCTGCCAGTTTTTATAAATGCTAAGATTTCTGGCGTCATTTGAATGGCTGCTCTCATGAGGATGGGcatgtccctccctccctcagtaATCCACCTTCCCTCACTTTCCTCCTTCCCACCGAAACCTGCTCCTCTGCCCCCTCTCGCTTCCCGGTGCCCCTCAACAGGCAGCTTCCTTAGTCCTTTCCACCCAGCCCTAGAGAAAGCCAAGGGCATCCCTCATTGACCGTTTGCCCTTGGGCCAGACCCTTTGGTTCTCCTGGACCTCAGTGTCTCGGTCTGGAAAAAGACTCGAAGGATGACTCAGGCAGGCCTCCTCCCACCGGGAACCCTTCCAGCTTCTAATTTTAGTGAGCCTTGTACCCATTTGGCAGATGTACATTATGGTTTTCAAGACACTTTCTTAAGATGACTTTTTACCCCCAGAGCTCctttaattattataatatttacagTCTTAAAAAGTAGAATTCAGGAATCAGAGGTCATACACACCCCCTTCAGTGGTTCATTGGGTGGGCAGGGGGTAGGTGTGGTAGGTAACAGCCTGGTGGAATTATTCCATTCTGTTGGAGGTAGGGAACTTCAGGGCTGAGGGGCAGACTTCACTGGCAGAAGACTTTGCATGAAGGTGGGTGGTAATTGAGTGTCCAGTTCAAAGGCAGGAAGTAAGGGGGAATCCCTGAGTACTCTGAAGGGCAGATTTGGATGTAGGAAAGGGTGGAAGGGGAGATCCACTTAAAGAGGGGAGGGCCCCAGTCAGGATACCAATGGTAGActaaatacaggagacacagagtgACTCAGAAGAGCTGATGCATGCCAAGATACATGCTATTCCTAATCCCCTAAAAGAGTGAGGTAGATGGAAGGTCATGGGGTCAGGAAGTCCATCAGAGGTTTCTATATTTCCACTACAATGTTCTGTACCAGTGAAGAAGCGGGAAAAGGTAGATGGGGGTCCCAGGAAGAGGACCACTCCTCAGGTAGGTTGAAGATGTGAGTGATAAAATGAGAGATGGTGtagtggtgggtgggtggggtccAATGGAAGACACCGCTTCTCCATTCCAAAGTGCTAAACCAGTGGAGTAGGGGGTGGAGGTTTGGGCTGGAACGTTTCACCAGTGGATGGGGGGGTCCCAGTAGAAGGTACCCCTCACTGAGCAGGTTAGTAGGAAGGTGACCAAAGGCCTGGTTGGATCAACCCCTGTCCAGGATCCCAAATGCCCCTAAAGGGGCCTGGTGGTATTAGCTGGGCCGGTTCAGGGAGGGATAGTGCAGACAGACATACCAGCCCAGACATCAGTCCTGTCCGAGACCAGGGTCTGGCGGCCCCTCATCCCTTGGTGTGGGCTCTTCCTGGGGCCCCAGCGGCAGGTCCTGGACGCAGAGCTGGGCGCGCACCTCTCGCATCTGCGCCTGCAGCTCCTCCAGGGTGCCCGGCGGCGGCGCCGCCTGCACCTGTGCCCGCAGGGCCTCCAGCACCAGAGCCACGTGGTCCACCTCGTCCCGCATCGCGTCCCAGGTGGCGAGCTGCTCTCCCTCCTTGAGACGCTGTTGCGTCTTTTGTCGCGAGTACTCCAGCACCAGGCAGCCGCAGGCCACCAAGAAGATGGTGGCCTCGCCCAGCAGCTCGGCGCCCAGCTCCGCAGCTGCCTCTTCGTTCAACGGCTTGATGGTTTCCGCATTGAAGCCCATGAGGCGCATCTTGGCCCGCATCTCGACCCAGTGGTACACTGCAGGGGAAGAGAAGGGTTGGGGATCTTGGCTGGGACCGCAAGCCTTGCCCCTCAATGCTCAGTGTTCCTGTCGGAGCAATGGGGACGCAGCAGCAAGAATCGCGAGCGCTATTGGGAAATGGGCGCCTTAACCAAGACTGGCGCCGGGCCTCGCAGTTACCTGACCAGAAGTGGCCTTGAGGGCATTATTTTGAAAACGTCCAGAAGGTTCTGGTGAACTACTGCAGATGAGAATTGCTGCCCTGGAGTGTGTGTGGAGTGTGAGTGGAGGGTGTGGGGCAGCATCTCTAGGGGGAGGTGAGTGGCCATACGTCCAGGGTAGGTGTAAACCTtgctcctgccccacccctcaacccaccagccaggctccttccctctccccaaagGTGGAGCTGATGGTGATACACTCCGTCCTGAAGTGAGTTCACTGTGGGGTTTGGGGCTTTTTACACAGCTCAGGGCTGGGCTCCTGCTCTAATGTCAACTTCTTCCTTATTTGATCACTTATGTAAACAAGAGTTATCACCATTGTCCCTGTTTGTCAATGCAAGAATGGCCTAGAGTTGATATTTAAGCCTGAATCCCTGCAGTAATAATTAATATTCATCCATTGATACAAGAACTGATGGGGAAAATAAGGTTCCTTGGGCTCATTAAGGGATGAATTTCTGAAAACATTTATACTTGACCCTTGCCAACCATCCTCCACAGCAATCAGGCTGACCTAATaaggtttttgttggttttttggttttttttttttgcctttaagtTAGAAGAATAACATGCACGTGGTGGGGGGGATCATTTAGATCACACAGAAGTGAGTAAATTGTAAGACAAAAGTCCATCTTTCCACCTCCAGTTTTGGTCCTCCTAGTCCTCAAAGgttaaccactttttttttttggtcacactctGTGACTGgcggatctcagtttcctgaccaggcattgaacccaggccacatcaacgaaagcatggaatcctaatcatctaaccaccagggaactccaaaGGTTGACCACTTTTGATCTTTTTCTGTTAACATTTGTTAAGCAAAACATGATAAGGACTAGCCATAAAGAAAAAGTTTGACACACTGGAATGCTCTGAAATTACAAACTTTCATTCCTGTTTGATGCCCCAGAGGGCAATTCCCTGGCAatctagtagttaagactccatgcatcCAGTGCCTCGGGtcctggtctgatccctggtgggggagctaagtTTCCACATGCTGACCCAATGtgatcacaaaagaaaaaaaggggggaaaagacacaagcaagagaaagaaaaggcaagttCCAGACTTGGAGAAGCCATTTGCACCACACCTATCTGACAAATAACTCAGATTCAGGATATGCAAAGACCTCCTGGGGATCAATAAGAGCATGTCAGACCAGTCAATAGAAAAAGACTTGAATCACCTAAGAGGAGAAGAATTAAATggccactctgtgtgtgtgtgtgtgtgtgtgtgtgtgtgtgtgtgtgtgtgttagtctctcagccatatctgactcagaccccatggactgtactccgccaggctcctctgtccctgggatttccctggcagaatactggagtgggtggctattcccttctccagggaatctttctgacccagggattgaacccaggtcttttgcattgcaggcagatttttttaccgtatgagccactagggaagcccactagaacacgttaaaaaaaaaaaatgctgacctCTATTACACATCAGGGAAATACTAATTAAAATCACAAAGAGAAAGCACTATACACCCCCAAGAATAGCTGAAATGAAAACACCAAAcatcctgaagtgaagtgaaagtcactcagtcgtgtccaactctttgagatcccatggactatattgtccatgaaattctctaggccagaatactggagtgggtaacctttcccttctccaggggatcttcccaacccagggatcaaacccaggtctcctacattgcaggcggattctttaccagctgaaccacaagggaagcccaaagacagtggagtaggtagcctatcccttctccagtggatcttcccaacccaggaatcgaactggggtctcctgcattgcaggcggattctttaccagctgagctatgacgGAAGCCTGTTTCTACACATCCTAAGTGCTGCTTAAGACAAACTGCAGTCAGACTCCGAAGAGGTCATTGAGGACACACACCCACTCAGGCAGCTGGTTGGCAGTGGACTACTAAATTTAGCATCCAATCCTGATAAACCAGCAATTCCGCTCCTGGGTGGACACCCACCAAAACCTGTCACATGTTCTCCGAAAGACATGTCCCTGCATGTTCATCTCAGTGCTATGAATAAAGGACCCGAGACAACTTGAATGCCCACCCATAATTGCaggattggtttaaaaaaaaaaaaatgtacacggTGAAACACTCAACAGCAGTGAGAACAAGTGAACCATGACTACATACAGCAAACTGAATAGTGTTGAGAGAAAGAGGCCACACAAGCGTACACTGCTGTGTGATTTCGTTTATGTAACATCCCCCAAGAGGCAACCTCCACCCACAGAGTCACAAGTCAGGAGAGTGGTTACCATTGGCGGGCTTAGTGACTGGAAGGGGGACATGGGAGGCTTTCTAGGGGGTTGGTTATGTTGTTTCCTATTCTTTCTGTGAGTTTATCAAACTGGACACTTAGGATTTGTACACTTTGCTTTAGGTACATTATAATCCAGTTAAAAATTTTCATAACCCAAATGAATCGGTGTTGTCCAGCCACCTTCCTGGTCTCTCCCAAGTGAGTTTCACTTGCAACATCTGGAGAAGCCCAGAGAAATGCCACTGTCTGGTGCCCTGCTCTTCATCAGTCTATTCCTCCCTGTTGCCTGTGGGGGATCAGACTCGGCCTTGGCCACCTGTCAGATGAGCCTGAGACATCTAAGTTCAAGGTGCCCTGACTGCCTATTTAATCCTCTTCCAGTTGGGAAATTGTACAAGCCCCTCCCAAGAGGATTCCCAGTCTTATGATGTCCTCCAGGCTTCTGCTTGCGTGCAGGGAGCAGGGAGAAGGGTTGTGATGGAACCATGAATTCTTTACTCTCCCTGAGGTCTGTTAGAAGGCAAAATGGATTCAGAACCCAGGCCTGAGAAATTCCAGTCCCCCACTCAAaatgggaggggaaggggcatgACTATGGCTTGTGTTAAAGGGACTCAAATAcacattcctttctctctctctttttttttttaacatttgtaattgtattatttttctaaaactttaaactttttattttgtattggggcatagctgattaacaatggtgtgacagtttcaggtgaacagagaagggactctgCCATACATggatacacatgtatccattctcccccacaaCCCCCTCTATCCAGGctggcacaaagcactgagtagagttccctgtgctatacagcaggtccgtgttggttatccattttgaatatagcagaaCACACATtcctttcttgtttaaaaaacaaaatttgttgAGCAGTTAagacaggttttttgtttttttttttggccaagcagcatgtgggatcttagttcctcaaccagagatctaaaatgcatcccctgcattgaaaacacagagtcttaaccactgggtcacctgggaagtccccaagaGAGTCTTTATAATATACTTTTATTATATGATTTGAACcacaagtttaaaaaattttcaaattccaCATGTCAATCACCTCCACAAATCTAGACAGTTCCTTAAAGGTAAAGGCTCTAAAGGGAATCTCAGCCTGAAATTGAGGAGGATTTTATGTCACCATCTATAACTGCAGCTATGGTTATCAAGCACAgcagttaaaacaaaaaaatggtgAAATCACTCACGTTTGCTTCCCTAGCAGTGTCTTATATTCCCAAGCATATTTTTGCCAACTTAGCAACACTTCAGAGTTATTTCATTACTAATAAATAAATCTCATAATTTGCAAAGGAGCTTTATATATTTCAACACACGAGAATCTCCCAAACATAACACAGAGAGAAGAAACGCAAGTTCCAATAGATAAAAAcagtgtgaaaaaaaaacaagaatgtgCACTAACTGTGGACACACATATGTTTAGGAAAAGGAAAATCTCACATGGAGTAACTAACACTCAGCAACTTCAGGACAGATgagggaggaagcagggagaaAAGAGGCTTTTTAATGTTATCTCCTAAAAAGGGGGGGAAAACCCCAAAGCAATAGGGCAAAATGTTCATCTCTGTTAATTCCAAGTGGTAGGTACATGGGTGTTTGTTACATtattttctctatgtctgcaatACATAATGATTAAAAGattacagacttccctggtggtccagtggctaagactctgagctcccagtgcaagggctagggttcgatccctggccaaggaactagatcccgcatgctgtggccaaataaataaataaaaatatataaaaagtaaaaaagtatttcaaaaaaacaaccaattatatatatatatatatatatatatatatatatatatatatatatatatattttgccatttgggggcaggggaagagaTTTTGATGAATGCACAGTGATAGAAATCAGGTCACTggttccctgagggcaggggtgGCCAGAGGGATGGAccgaaaaaaaaatacaaggaaatctggaggatgatggaaatatttttagCGGTAGTGATTTCATGGCAAATACCCATGATAAAACCCATCACAGTGAACACTTAAAATAAGCACAGTTTATTGCATGTAAGTTATACCTCAAAAATGttgttaaataaaaaaggaagtttaCATTTTATACAATTATGAAAGTGAGaaggcaagccacagactgggaggaaatatatgcaaatcatatatttgatgaAGGACTTGTTCCAGAACACATAACgagctcttaaaactcaacaacaggAAGATAAATAATTCAGTTAAAATGGGGGAAAGATTTGAAGAgacacttcagatcagatcagatcagtcactcagtcgtgtccgactctttgcgactccaggaatcgcagcacgccaggcctccctgtccatcaccaactcccggagttcactcagactcacgtccatcgagtcagcgatgccatccagccatctcatcctctgtcgtccccttctcctcctgcccccaatcactcctagcatcagagtcttttccaatgagtcaactcttcacatgaggtggccaaagtactggagtttcagctttagcatcattccttccaaagaaatcccagggcttatctccttcagaatgaactggttggatctccctgcagtccaagggactctcaagagtcttctccaacaccacagttcaaaagcatcaattcttcggcgctcagccttcttcacagcccaactctcacatccatacatgaccacaggaaaaaccatagccttgactaaacaaaccttagttggcaaagtaatgtctctgcttttgaatatgctatctaggttggtcataactttccttccaaggagtaagcaccttttaatttcatggctgcagtcaccatctgtagtgattttggagcccagaaaaataaagtctgacactgtttccactgtttccccatctatttcccatgaagtgctgggaccggatgccatgatcttcgttttctgaatgttgagctttaagccaactttttcactctccactttcactttcatcaagaggctttttagttcctcttcactttctgccataagggtggtgtcatctgcatatctgaggttattgatatttctcccggcaatcttgattccagcttgtgtttcttccagtccagcgtttctcatgatgtactctgcatataagttaaataagcaggtgacaatatacagccttgacgaactccttttcctatttggaaccagtctgttgttccatgtccagttctaactgttgcttcctgacctgcatacacatttctcaagaggtagatcaggtggtctggtattcccatctctttcagaattttccacagtttactgtgatccacacagtcaaaggctttggcatagtcaataaagcagaaatcgatgtttttctggaactctcttgctttttctatgatccagtggatgttggcaatttgatctctggttcctctgccttttctaaaaccagcttgaacatctggaagttcacggttcacgtattgctgaagcccggcttggagaattttgagcattactttactagcgtgtgagatgaatgcaattgtgcggtagtttgagcattctttggaattgcctttctttgggattggaatgaaaactgatcttttccagtcctgtggccactgctgagttttccaaatttgctggcatattgagtgcagcactttcacagcatcatctttcaggatttggaatagttcaactggaattccatcacctccactagctttgttcattgtgatgctttctaaagcccacttgacttcacattccaggatgtctggctctaggtcagtgatcacaccattgtgattatctgggtcgtgaagatcttttttgtacagttcttctgtgtattcttgccatctcttcttaatatcttctgcttctgttaggtccataccatttctgtcctttatcgagctcatctttgcatgaaatgttcgtttggtatctctgattttcttaaagagatccctagtctttcccattctgttgttttcctttatttctttgcattgatcgctgaagaaggctttcttatctcttcttgctattctttggaactctgcattcagatgtttatatctttccttttctcctttgcttttcgcttctcttcttttcacacctttttgtaaggcctccccagacagccattttgcttttttgcatttcttttctatgggaatggtcttgatccctgtctcctgtacaatgtcacgaacctcattccatagttcatcaggcactctatctatcagatctaggcccttaaatctatttctcacttccactgtataatcataagggatttgatttaggtcatacctgaatggtctcgtggttttccctactttcttcaatttaagtctgaatttggcaataaggagttcatggtctgagccacagtcagctcctggtcttgtttttgctgactgtatagagcttctccatctttggctgcaaagaatataatcaatctgatttcggtgttgaccatctggtgatgtccatgtatagagtcttctcttgtgttgttggaagagggtgtttgttatgaccagtgcattttcttggcaaaaccctattagtctttgccctgcttcattccgtattccaaggccaaatttgcccattacttcaggtgtttcttgacttcccacttttgcattccagtcccctataatgaaaaggacatcttttttgggtgttagttctaaaaggtcttgtaggtcttcatagaaccgttcaacttcagcttcttcagcgttactggttggggcatcgacttggattactgtgatattgaacggtttaccttggaaacgaacagagattattctgtcgtttttgagattgcatccaagtactgcatttcggactcttgttgaccatgatggccactccatttcttctgagggattcctgcctgcagtagtagatataatggtcatctgagttaaattcacccattccagtccatttcagttcactgattcctagaatgtcaatatttactcttgccatctcttgtttgaccacttccaatttgccttgattcatggacctgacattccaggttcctatgcaatattgctctttacagcattggaccttgcttctatcaccagtcacatgcacagctgggtattatttttgctttggctccatcccttcattctttctggagttatttctccactgatctccagtagcatgttggacacTTCACCAAACATGATATGCAAACTGTTAATAAGCAAGTGAAAGATGCTCAAATCATTAGTcagcagagaaatacaaatcaaacccACATGAGATTCCATTTCACacacactttgttgttgttgctcagacactcagtcatgtctgactctgtgactctacggactgcagcatgccaggcttccctgtccttcaccatctccaggactttgctcaaacttatgtccactgagtcgatgatgtcattcaaccatctcatcctctgtcacccctttctcctcctgccttcaatctttcccagcatcaggatcttttccagtgagttggatccttccatcaggtggccaaagtactggagtttcagcttcatcatcagtccttccaatgaatattcaggactgattttttttttaggattgactggttggatctccttgtgtccaggggactctcaagagtcttctctagcaccacagtttgaaagcatcaattcttcagcgttcagccgtctttatggtccaactctcacaaccatacatgactactggaaaaatcatagctttgacaacacggacctttgttggcaaactgatatctctgctttttaatatactgtcta
This genomic interval carries:
- the OPA3 gene encoding optic atrophy 3 protein isoform X1; the encoded protein is MTSAEAGVGTHIGYSNRLTVPPSDSLTSAVYLHIHRNGRRNVSVYAVTSWTAPAVPSGRTHVRTHARRREGGGGGSDLRRPSQSARLRVPLATAKMVVGAFPMAKLLYLGIRQVSKPLANRIKEAARRSEFFKTYICLPPAQLYHWVEMRAKMRLMGFNAETIKPLNEEAAAELGAELLGEATIFLVACGCLVLEYSRQKTQQRLKEGEQLATWDAMRDEVDHVALVLEALRAQVQAAPPPGTLEELQAQMREVRAQLCVQDLPLGPQEEPTPRDEGPPDPGLGQD